A part of Paraburkholderia azotifigens genomic DNA contains:
- a CDS encoding MFS transporter, with protein MPLALFALTLSAFAIGTTEFVIVGLIPTIAADLGVNLPSAGLLVSLYALSVAVGAPLLTALTGRVPRKTLLIALMALFTIGNLVAWRAPSYESLVVARILTGLAHGVFFSVGSIIATTLVPKEKSASAIATMFSGMTVAFVAGIPLGTFIGQHFGWRATFLVVALFGVVAMLGALFFMPDNLPHKRPAPLLQQARVIAHPRLLLVYAMTAVGYGGSLIAFTFMAPILEQITGFTPSQVSMVLVAYGVSVAVGNVWGGKLADALGPVKALRRIFLLLAAVLLVFTFTSHNAWLAVLTMLAWGAVAFGNVPGLQVYVVKQAQQVAPQATDVAAGFNIAAFNLGVAGGSSLGGVIVAHFGLGHTPWIAAVVTLFAFALTALSGRLDRRAGVPERNVGAVAVTH; from the coding sequence ATGCCACTCGCCCTTTTCGCGCTGACGCTCAGCGCTTTTGCAATCGGAACGACCGAATTCGTCATCGTCGGACTCATCCCGACGATCGCTGCCGACCTCGGCGTCAATCTTCCTTCGGCCGGACTGCTCGTCAGTCTGTACGCATTGAGCGTCGCCGTCGGCGCACCGCTCCTGACCGCGCTCACGGGACGCGTACCGCGCAAGACCTTGCTGATCGCGCTGATGGCGCTGTTCACGATCGGCAATCTGGTGGCGTGGCGCGCGCCTTCGTATGAATCGCTCGTGGTGGCGCGCATCCTGACGGGGCTGGCGCACGGCGTGTTCTTCTCGGTCGGGTCGATCATCGCGACGACGCTCGTGCCGAAAGAAAAATCCGCGAGCGCCATTGCGACGATGTTCAGCGGCATGACGGTCGCCTTCGTTGCGGGCATTCCGCTCGGCACGTTCATCGGTCAGCACTTCGGCTGGCGCGCGACGTTCCTCGTGGTTGCGCTGTTCGGCGTCGTCGCGATGCTCGGCGCGCTGTTCTTCATGCCGGATAACCTGCCGCACAAGCGCCCTGCGCCGCTTCTTCAGCAGGCTCGCGTGATTGCGCATCCGCGCCTGTTGCTGGTGTACGCAATGACGGCCGTCGGTTACGGCGGCTCGCTGATTGCCTTCACGTTCATGGCGCCGATTCTCGAACAGATCACGGGATTCACGCCGTCGCAGGTCAGCATGGTGCTCGTCGCGTATGGCGTGTCCGTCGCAGTGGGCAACGTGTGGGGCGGCAAGCTCGCCGATGCGCTCGGCCCTGTCAAGGCACTCAGGCGCATCTTCCTGCTGCTCGCCGCCGTGCTGCTCGTGTTCACGTTCACGTCGCACAACGCGTGGCTCGCCGTTCTCACGATGCTCGCCTGGGGCGCCGTCGCGTTTGGCAACGTGCCCGGTCTTCAGGTCTATGTCGTCAAACAGGCGCAGCAGGTCGCGCCGCAGGCAACGGATGTCGCAGCGGGTTTCAACATCGCGGCATTCAATCTCGGCGTGGCAGGCGGCTCGTCGCTGGGTGGCGTGATCGTCGCGCATTTCGGGCTCGGACATACGCCGTGGATTGCCGCTGTCGTCACGCTGTTCGCATTCGCGCTGACTGCGTTGAGCGGCCGCCTCGATCGCCGGGCGGGCGTACCCGAGCGCAACGTCGGTGCCGTCGCGGTGACCCACTAA
- a CDS encoding helicase, giving the protein MSWFIYEVPEYNEDAARIEPFNELRSRVLKVSGQAMADELESVRENAATTADTPTRPLRAAENPQVFPIPYADSMILVGFIFELKREFRHLVVSPVEMPWLKDA; this is encoded by the coding sequence ATGTCCTGGTTCATCTATGAAGTACCTGAATACAACGAAGACGCGGCGCGCATCGAACCCTTTAACGAACTTCGTAGCCGCGTCCTGAAAGTCAGTGGGCAGGCAATGGCTGACGAGCTGGAAAGCGTCCGCGAGAACGCCGCGACAACGGCGGACACGCCCACGCGCCCGCTCCGTGCCGCGGAAAATCCTCAGGTATTCCCGATCCCCTATGCCGACTCGATGATCCTCGTCGGATTCATTTTCGAACTGAAACGCGAGTTCCGACATCTGGTGGTGTCACCCGTGGAAATGCCCTGGCTGAAAGACGCATAA
- a CDS encoding ABC-F family ATP-binding cassette domain-containing protein has product MISVRNLTLRRGVNVVLDRASITFTPGEKIGLVGRNGAGKSSFFGLLNGTLHEDSGEFSIPGAWKMGQVAQEMPETEQSATDFVIEGDTVLLAAQAEVAAAEASDDGMRMAHAYMALHDAGAHDAPARAQALILGLGFSAAQLSQPVNSFSGGWRMRLQLARALMCPSDLLLLDEPTNHLDLDALVWLEAWLKRYQGTMVVISHDREFLDAVTEVTVHVDNARLVRYGGNYSKFEDMRAEQLVLQQAAVARQADKIAHLQKFIDRFKAKASKAKQAQSRVKALERMEKIAPVLAEAEFNFEFKEPLNVPNPLLSMLDASFGYPAPTDALPGTPPTVIVQGINRSVLAGQRIGILGANGQGKSTLVKTVAHALAPISGEISEGKGLNIGYFAQQELDVLRPLDTPMEHMIRLARDTPAHMRAPGQSGTEQSLRTFLGSFSFSGDMVHQAVGTMSGGEKARLVLCMIVWQRPNLLLLDEPTNHLDLATREALAMALNEFEGTVMLVSHDRALLRAVCDEFWLVTKGGVEPFDGDLDDYQQFLRDEARRIREEATAEQKLI; this is encoded by the coding sequence ATGATTTCCGTCCGTAATCTCACACTCCGCCGCGGCGTAAATGTCGTACTCGACCGCGCCTCCATCACATTCACGCCAGGCGAAAAGATTGGCCTTGTCGGGCGCAATGGCGCCGGAAAATCGTCCTTCTTCGGCCTTCTCAACGGCACGTTGCACGAAGACAGCGGCGAGTTTTCGATTCCCGGCGCGTGGAAGATGGGCCAGGTCGCGCAGGAAATGCCGGAGACCGAGCAGAGCGCAACGGACTTCGTAATCGAAGGTGACACCGTGTTGCTGGCCGCACAGGCCGAAGTAGCCGCCGCCGAAGCTAGCGACGACGGCATGCGCATGGCGCACGCGTACATGGCCCTACACGACGCCGGCGCACATGATGCCCCCGCACGTGCCCAAGCGCTGATCCTGGGCCTTGGTTTCAGTGCTGCGCAGCTTAGCCAGCCGGTCAACAGCTTCTCCGGCGGCTGGCGCATGCGGCTGCAGCTGGCGCGCGCGCTCATGTGCCCGTCCGACCTGCTACTGCTCGACGAGCCGACCAACCACCTCGACCTCGACGCGCTGGTGTGGCTGGAAGCCTGGCTCAAGCGCTATCAGGGAACGATGGTCGTGATCAGCCACGACCGAGAATTCCTCGATGCGGTGACGGAGGTGACGGTGCACGTCGACAACGCCAGGCTCGTGCGCTATGGCGGCAACTACAGCAAGTTCGAAGACATGCGCGCGGAGCAGCTCGTGTTGCAGCAGGCCGCGGTAGCCCGGCAAGCGGACAAGATCGCTCACCTGCAGAAATTCATCGACCGTTTCAAGGCCAAGGCCTCGAAGGCAAAACAGGCCCAGAGCCGGGTCAAGGCGCTGGAACGCATGGAGAAGATCGCACCGGTGCTGGCCGAGGCCGAGTTTAACTTCGAGTTCAAAGAACCCCTCAACGTCCCGAATCCGCTGTTGTCGATGCTGGACGCGAGCTTCGGCTACCCCGCGCCGACTGACGCGTTGCCGGGCACGCCGCCCACGGTCATCGTGCAGGGCATCAACCGTTCGGTGCTGGCCGGGCAGCGGATCGGCATTCTCGGTGCAAACGGCCAAGGCAAGTCCACGCTGGTGAAGACGGTGGCGCACGCGCTGGCGCCGATTTCCGGCGAAATCAGCGAAGGCAAAGGCCTGAACATCGGCTACTTCGCACAGCAGGAGCTTGACGTGCTGCGCCCGCTCGACACGCCGATGGAACACATGATTCGCCTTGCCAGAGACACGCCGGCTCACATGCGCGCGCCCGGCCAGAGTGGAACGGAACAATCGCTGCGCACCTTCCTCGGCAGCTTCAGCTTTAGTGGCGACATGGTCCATCAGGCGGTTGGCACGATGAGCGGTGGCGAAAAGGCGCGGCTCGTGTTGTGCATGATTGTGTGGCAGCGCCCCAACCTGTTGCTGCTCGATGAGCCAACCAACCACCTCGACCTGGCCACACGCGAAGCGCTAGCCATGGCGCTCAACGAATTCGAAGGCACGGTGATGCTGGTCAGTCACGACCGGGCCCTGCTGCGCGCGGTTTGTGATGAGTTCTGGCTGGTCACCAAGGGTGGCGTCGAGCCCTTCGACGGCGATCTGGACGACTATCAGCAGTTCCTGCGCGACGAAGCCCGTCGCATTCGCGAGGAGGCTACCGCAGAGCAGAAGCTCATCTGA
- a CDS encoding diaminopropionate ammonia-lyase — MLVANPRATRAAYPAELKAILSIEKAQESRAWLSCWDKISSDATPLRDLPGLAARLKVGSINIKDESARSVLGSFKALGAPIALVRLIQRLWPNHDLDAHGLFEGRYRDLLTHFTVVSATDGNHGKGLAAAAQTLGCRCVIVLHANVSVEREKAIAAYGAEIVRIAGNYDESVEEAARLASVNGWHVVSDTSYDGYEDIPRDVMQGYGTIAAEVVGQSDSQPDQPAYTHVFLQGGVGGLAAGLVSYLWEFHGEHRPRFVVVEPGQADCLYQSALAGRAARATGSVDSVMAGLACGETSPLAWKFLQHSVDDFMTISDDDAVNAMRILAAGSDIDAPIVAGESGVAGLAGLIVLLQDQQLARKVGLDGSSRVLVVNTEGATAPATYHELVGETAESVLERQLAWRAKATA; from the coding sequence ATGCTGGTAGCCAATCCACGCGCAACGCGCGCTGCCTATCCCGCTGAGTTGAAGGCAATTCTCAGCATTGAGAAAGCACAGGAAAGCCGTGCATGGCTTTCCTGCTGGGACAAGATTTCGTCCGATGCGACGCCGCTGCGCGACTTACCCGGACTGGCCGCGAGGCTCAAGGTCGGCAGCATCAACATCAAGGACGAGTCAGCGCGCTCCGTACTGGGCAGCTTCAAGGCCCTGGGTGCGCCTATCGCACTGGTACGCCTGATTCAGCGTCTGTGGCCGAATCATGATCTCGATGCACATGGGCTTTTTGAAGGACGCTATCGGGACCTGCTGACGCATTTCACGGTGGTGAGTGCCACGGACGGCAATCACGGAAAGGGACTGGCGGCTGCCGCGCAAACGCTCGGTTGCCGGTGTGTGATCGTGCTGCACGCTAATGTCAGCGTCGAGCGCGAGAAGGCCATTGCGGCGTACGGTGCCGAAATCGTCAGGATCGCCGGAAACTACGATGAGTCTGTCGAAGAGGCGGCGCGCCTGGCTTCGGTGAACGGCTGGCACGTCGTTTCCGATACGTCCTACGACGGTTACGAAGACATCCCTCGCGATGTGATGCAAGGCTACGGCACAATTGCGGCGGAGGTCGTCGGGCAGAGCGATAGCCAGCCGGATCAGCCGGCGTACACGCATGTGTTCCTTCAGGGCGGAGTCGGCGGCCTTGCAGCCGGATTGGTCAGTTATCTGTGGGAATTTCATGGCGAGCATCGTCCGCGATTCGTGGTCGTCGAACCCGGGCAGGCCGACTGCCTGTATCAGAGCGCATTGGCAGGACGCGCTGCGCGTGCGACGGGATCGGTGGACTCCGTGATGGCCGGGCTCGCTTGCGGCGAGACCTCGCCGCTTGCATGGAAGTTTCTGCAGCACAGCGTAGATGACTTCATGACGATCAGCGATGACGATGCAGTGAACGCCATGCGCATCCTGGCTGCGGGCAGCGATATCGATGCGCCGATCGTCGCGGGCGAGTCGGGCGTGGCGGGTCTTGCGGGTCTCATCGTGTTGCTGCAAGACCAGCAACTGGCCAGGAAAGTGGGCCTCGATGGTTCTTCCCGTGTATTGGTTGTCAATACTGAAGGCGCGACGGCACCCGCAACCTATCACGAGCTGGTTGGCGAGACTGCCGAATCCGTCCTCGAGCGCCAATTGGCCTGGCGAGCCAAAGCGACAGCCTGA
- a CDS encoding Zn-dependent hydrolase yields MNTFVSSSLTLDGALMIEQLRQLGEVGADRDAGGRTRIALTDDEKAGRDLVVEWMRDLDLDVRVDRIGNIFGTLRSDSDDGSQRPLMMGSHIDTVKNAGALDGCYGVLAGLAVVRAFRRAGIRPQRSITIGAFTNEEGIRYQPDMMGSLVYAGGLSVDAALNTVGIDGTRLGDELARIGYGGDLEPGAMVPHEYLELHIEQGPILEAENISIGVVENLQGISWQQITVQGNANHAGTTPTRLRHDAGWVAASVSTFLRELAVTAGTTLATIGMLRIEPNVINVIPRKAVFTVDLRDPDEQRLQDAERRLAEFLAEIAQKEGVKITTERLVRFEPVVFDAGLADAIEASAERMGFTHRRMTSGAGHDAQMIARIAPAAMIFVPSRGGISHNPREHTDDDQLIDGANVLLDVVLKRLAQ; encoded by the coding sequence ATGAATACGTTTGTATCTTCATCGCTGACACTCGACGGTGCGTTGATGATCGAGCAACTGCGCCAGCTCGGCGAAGTGGGCGCCGATCGTGATGCCGGTGGCCGGACGCGCATCGCGTTGACTGACGATGAGAAGGCCGGCCGTGACCTTGTCGTCGAATGGATGCGCGATCTGGACCTCGATGTCCGCGTCGATCGCATCGGCAATATATTCGGCACGTTGCGTTCCGATTCGGATGATGGCAGTCAGCGTCCATTGATGATGGGTTCGCACATCGACACGGTTAAAAATGCCGGAGCGCTCGATGGCTGTTACGGCGTGCTGGCTGGGCTCGCGGTCGTGAGAGCCTTTCGTCGGGCAGGCATCAGGCCGCAGCGTTCCATCACCATTGGCGCGTTCACCAACGAGGAAGGCATCCGCTATCAGCCGGACATGATGGGCTCGCTGGTCTACGCTGGCGGCCTGTCCGTTGACGCAGCGCTGAATACGGTTGGCATCGACGGCACACGCCTTGGCGACGAACTCGCGCGCATTGGTTATGGGGGTGACCTGGAGCCTGGCGCGATGGTTCCGCATGAATACCTCGAACTACATATCGAGCAGGGCCCGATTCTCGAAGCAGAGAACATCAGCATTGGTGTTGTTGAGAATCTCCAGGGCATCTCGTGGCAGCAGATTACCGTTCAGGGGAACGCCAATCACGCGGGTACGACGCCAACGCGGCTTCGCCATGACGCGGGCTGGGTGGCTGCTTCCGTGTCGACGTTCCTGCGAGAACTGGCTGTTACCGCCGGCACCACGCTGGCGACGATCGGCATGCTGCGCATCGAGCCGAACGTCATCAACGTGATTCCGCGTAAGGCTGTGTTTACGGTGGATTTGCGTGATCCGGACGAGCAACGCCTGCAGGACGCCGAGCGGCGCCTCGCCGAATTCCTCGCAGAGATCGCGCAGAAGGAAGGCGTGAAGATCACGACGGAACGCCTGGTCCGTTTCGAGCCTGTGGTATTCGATGCGGGACTGGCCGACGCGATCGAAGCCTCGGCAGAGCGCATGGGCTTCACGCATCGCCGGATGACGTCCGGTGCCGGACACGACGCGCAGATGATCGCGCGCATCGCGCCGGCCGCGATGATATTCGTGCCGAGCCGCGGCGGCATCAGCCATAACCCGCGCGAACACACGGACGACGATCAGCTCATCGACGGCGCGAACGTCCTGCTGGATGTCGTGCTCAAGCGACTCGCACAGTGA
- a CDS encoding M20 aminoacylase family protein, which yields MESTLQGQLKSWRQYLHQHPETGFEEVNTSDYVANILSTLGLEVHRGIGGTGLVANLSVGDGRRAIGLRADMDALNIAEHAPDRQHASRTAGKMHACGHDGHMSMILGAARLLAERRDFNGTVRFIFQPAEEHGRGAKAMMADGLFERFPVDAIFGAHNMPGMRAGTFATRPGGIMASEDNFVIHIKGRGTHAARPHMGVDPIVIASQIVMALQTIVSRNLDPSLQAVISCTEFITDGLRNVIPSNVVIKGDTRSYSREVQALLETRMREVCEGICRTHGADCTFEYTHEFAPTVNSEQFVDVAVRAAGNVAGTGSVDANVQPMMISEDFGAFLQVVPGNFVFIGNGESAEKGGTPLHNATYDFNDEILLTGARYFAEIARLELPVG from the coding sequence ATGGAAAGCACGCTGCAGGGCCAACTGAAGAGCTGGCGCCAGTATTTGCATCAACATCCCGAGACTGGCTTCGAGGAAGTCAATACGTCCGACTATGTGGCGAACATTCTCAGTACGCTGGGACTGGAGGTTCATCGCGGCATCGGCGGAACCGGGCTGGTTGCCAATCTGAGCGTTGGAGACGGGAGGCGAGCTATCGGCCTGCGCGCCGATATGGATGCGCTTAACATCGCGGAGCATGCACCCGATCGGCAGCATGCTTCGCGCACTGCCGGAAAGATGCACGCGTGCGGGCACGACGGGCATATGTCGATGATTCTGGGAGCGGCTCGGCTCCTTGCAGAGCGGCGCGACTTCAACGGCACTGTCCGCTTCATCTTTCAGCCGGCAGAAGAGCATGGCCGCGGCGCGAAGGCGATGATGGCCGACGGCCTGTTCGAACGGTTCCCGGTCGATGCCATCTTTGGCGCGCACAACATGCCGGGCATGCGCGCCGGAACGTTTGCCACGCGTCCGGGTGGCATCATGGCGAGTGAAGATAACTTTGTCATTCACATCAAGGGACGCGGTACACACGCTGCCCGTCCGCACATGGGCGTAGACCCGATCGTCATCGCATCGCAGATCGTGATGGCATTGCAGACCATCGTTTCGCGCAATCTCGACCCGAGTCTGCAGGCGGTGATTTCCTGTACGGAATTCATCACGGACGGTCTGAGAAACGTCATTCCGTCGAACGTCGTTATCAAGGGTGATACGCGAAGCTATTCGCGCGAAGTGCAGGCGCTGCTCGAGACTCGCATGCGCGAGGTATGCGAAGGCATTTGCCGTACGCACGGAGCCGATTGCACGTTCGAGTACACACACGAGTTCGCGCCGACGGTCAACTCGGAGCAGTTCGTGGACGTCGCAGTAAGGGCAGCGGGCAATGTGGCGGGAACCGGTAGCGTCGATGCCAATGTCCAGCCGATGATGATTTCGGAAGACTTTGGCGCGTTCCTGCAGGTCGTTCCCGGCAACTTTGTGTTTATTGGCAACGGAGAATCCGCAGAAAAGGGCGGTACGCCCTTGCACAACGCCACCTACGATTTCAATGACGAAATCCTTTTGACGGGAGCGCGCTATTTCGCCGAGATCGCCCGGCTCGAATTGCCAGTCGGCTAA
- a CDS encoding Lrp/AsnC family transcriptional regulator, with protein MTPSLDAFDLKLLMEVQRDAHIPQNELGARVNLSTAAVNRRLRRLSEEGVIRNYAAIVAPEKVGYPLTIIATVEVESEQIDLLDSMKRTFTQCPEIQQCYYVAGEWDFVLILTVRNMEEYTALTRKLFFSNNNVKRFKTLVSMSSVKVGLGVPVAPEGG; from the coding sequence ATGACACCCAGCCTGGACGCCTTTGATCTGAAGCTATTGATGGAAGTCCAACGCGACGCGCACATTCCTCAAAACGAACTCGGCGCACGCGTCAATCTGTCTACGGCTGCCGTCAATCGCCGATTGCGACGCCTGTCGGAAGAAGGCGTCATTCGCAACTACGCCGCCATTGTCGCGCCCGAGAAGGTCGGCTATCCGCTGACAATCATCGCGACGGTTGAGGTCGAGAGCGAGCAGATCGATCTGCTCGACTCGATGAAACGCACCTTCACGCAGTGCCCGGAAATCCAGCAGTGCTACTACGTCGCTGGCGAGTGGGACTTCGTGCTGATTCTGACGGTTCGCAACATGGAGGAGTACACGGCCCTCACACGGAAACTGTTCTTTTCAAACAACAACGTCAAACGCTTCAAGACGCTGGTGAGCATGAGCAGCGTGAAGGTGGGGCTCGGTGTACCCGTGGCGCCCGAGGGCGGGTGA
- a CDS encoding branched-chain amino acid ABC transporter substrate-binding protein, which translates to MQLSRPLICLASLTLALQPLAAHADLTVKIGQVSPLTGELSHIGKDDENGVRLAIEDLNSKKIRIGGQSVTFVLDSQDDAADPKTAVTVAQKLMDDGVAGVVGHANSGTSIPASKIYSDAGVPMITESATNPKLTQQGFTNVFRMVANDVRQGSVIGAYLVHDLGARKVAIVDDRTAYGQGLADEIEKSVKAAGGNVVAREFGTDKTTNWMAILTTIKSHQPEGIAFTGGDTQAAAFVQQAQKLGLKVKFIAGDEACTPQFIKLAGASMNNDIYCTLAGVPPTKMPQGPEFFRRYQQRFGVPVQLYAPYAYDAVFAMADAMQAAGSTDPKVYLPKLRALKLNGVTGAIQFDGKGDIRNGAITVRQFDQGNWTDKSVVR; encoded by the coding sequence ATGCAACTATCCCGGCCATTGATTTGCCTCGCGTCGCTGACGCTTGCCCTGCAACCTCTCGCGGCTCATGCGGACCTGACGGTAAAGATCGGGCAGGTTTCCCCGCTGACTGGCGAGTTGTCCCACATCGGAAAGGATGATGAAAACGGTGTGCGGCTTGCGATCGAAGATCTAAACAGCAAGAAGATTCGCATTGGCGGCCAAAGCGTGACATTCGTGCTCGACTCGCAGGACGATGCGGCCGATCCCAAGACGGCGGTGACTGTCGCCCAGAAGCTGATGGACGATGGTGTGGCGGGTGTAGTTGGCCATGCGAACTCCGGAACGTCGATACCTGCGTCCAAAATTTACTCGGATGCGGGGGTGCCGATGATCACCGAATCGGCAACCAATCCGAAGCTTACACAGCAAGGATTCACGAACGTGTTCCGTATGGTTGCGAATGACGTGAGGCAGGGCTCGGTCATCGGCGCGTATCTGGTCCACGATCTTGGCGCGCGTAAGGTCGCCATCGTCGACGACCGTACGGCTTATGGGCAAGGTCTTGCCGATGAGATCGAAAAGTCAGTCAAGGCTGCCGGAGGCAACGTGGTCGCGCGTGAATTCGGCACCGACAAGACAACGAACTGGATGGCGATTCTCACGACCATCAAGAGCCATCAACCAGAAGGTATCGCTTTCACGGGTGGCGACACGCAAGCCGCGGCGTTCGTCCAGCAGGCACAGAAGCTTGGGTTGAAGGTCAAGTTCATTGCAGGCGATGAAGCGTGTACCCCGCAGTTCATCAAGCTGGCCGGCGCCTCGATGAACAACGATATCTATTGCACGCTTGCAGGCGTCCCACCCACAAAGATGCCGCAAGGACCGGAATTCTTCAGGCGCTATCAGCAGCGCTTCGGTGTTCCCGTGCAGCTATACGCCCCTTACGCCTATGACGCGGTGTTCGCGATGGCCGACGCAATGCAGGCTGCCGGATCCACTGACCCGAAGGTGTATCTCCCGAAGCTGCGCGCTTTGAAGCTGAACGGAGTGACGGGCGCGATCCAGTTCGACGGAAAGGGCGATATCCGCAACGGCGCAATTACGGTTCGCCAGTTTGACCAGGGCAACTGGACCGACAAGTCAGTCGTCCGTTGA
- a CDS encoding MFS transporter, producing MSTRPIAPAGRLCAAESASLDALYRKVTARLLTLFFFCFFAAYLDRVNIGLAKLQMLDALGFSDRVYGLGAGLFFVGYIAFEIPSNLVLEKVGAKVWIARVMITWGALSAATMFVRTPLQFYIVRFLLGAAEAGFVPGVLLYLSQWFPYERRARIVALFMIAMPVSSLLGNPLSGWLMNAMDGVRGIGGWQWMFLLEALPSIALGVFVLLWLPNRIEKTSWLTTDEKRILLGNLDSHPHVEKISSLKHVFIDRRLWILGLIDACIMIGVYATSFWLPSILHDTGVHDPLSIGLWMVLPNAAAVFSMLWCGRSSDRARERRWHMAVPCLIAGCGLFVTALTPHTTLATVVLFSLINAGAAATIPVIWTLPPTFLKGTGAAAGIAMITSLANLGGFIGTYILGWLKEELHSQRVGLLGFGVCMLIGCALALAYPKSDGARGDS from the coding sequence ATGTCTACCCGCCCCATCGCTCCCGCCGGCCGCCTTTGCGCGGCCGAAAGCGCCAGCCTTGACGCGCTCTATCGCAAAGTGACTGCGCGCCTGCTGACGCTGTTCTTCTTCTGCTTCTTCGCGGCTTACCTCGATCGCGTCAACATCGGACTGGCGAAACTTCAGATGCTCGATGCGCTCGGTTTCAGCGACCGCGTCTATGGTCTCGGCGCGGGGCTTTTCTTCGTTGGATACATCGCGTTCGAGATACCCAGCAATCTCGTGCTGGAAAAGGTGGGCGCGAAGGTCTGGATCGCGCGCGTCATGATTACATGGGGCGCGCTTTCGGCCGCGACCATGTTCGTCCGAACGCCATTGCAGTTTTACATCGTGCGATTTCTGCTCGGCGCGGCCGAAGCGGGCTTCGTGCCGGGCGTGCTGCTGTATCTGTCGCAATGGTTTCCCTACGAGCGGCGTGCGCGAATCGTTGCATTGTTCATGATCGCCATGCCGGTTTCCAGCCTCCTTGGCAACCCGTTGTCCGGCTGGCTGATGAACGCGATGGACGGCGTGCGCGGCATCGGTGGCTGGCAGTGGATGTTTCTGCTCGAAGCGCTGCCATCGATCGCGCTGGGCGTCTTCGTGCTGCTGTGGCTGCCGAACCGTATCGAGAAGACGTCGTGGCTCACGACCGACGAGAAGCGAATCCTGCTCGGCAATCTCGACAGCCATCCGCATGTCGAGAAGATCTCGTCGCTGAAACACGTATTCATCGACCGACGACTCTGGATTCTTGGCCTCATCGACGCCTGCATCATGATCGGCGTGTATGCGACGAGCTTCTGGCTACCGTCGATCCTGCACGACACCGGTGTGCACGATCCGCTTTCGATCGGACTCTGGATGGTGCTGCCGAACGCGGCCGCCGTGTTCAGCATGCTGTGGTGCGGGCGAAGTTCCGACCGCGCACGCGAACGCCGCTGGCACATGGCGGTGCCGTGTCTGATTGCAGGCTGCGGGCTTTTTGTCACGGCGCTAACGCCTCACACGACGCTCGCGACTGTCGTGCTGTTCTCCCTCATCAATGCGGGGGCGGCGGCGACCATACCCGTCATCTGGACGCTGCCGCCTACGTTCCTCAAAGGGACGGGCGCGGCAGCTGGCATCGCGATGATCACGTCGCTCGCCAATCTGGGCGGCTTCATCGGCACTTATATTCTGGGGTGGCTGAAGGAAGAACTCCATTCGCAGCGGGTGGGGCTGCTTGGGTTCGGCGTGTGCATGCTGATCGGATGCGCACTGGCGCTTGCCTATCCGAAGAGTGACGGCGCACGGGGGGATTCATGA